In the genome of Triticum urartu cultivar G1812 chromosome 5, Tu2.1, whole genome shotgun sequence, one region contains:
- the LOC125506139 gene encoding sigma intracellular receptor 2-like — MGVLSAVADAVVVLFSLTIAMAAPLIGAQSVLPPHLYPAPLRDFKRWYAAEFDDYLMAQPPAFLLGIFWLEIAFLWPLSVATIYGVLARRRWGATTSLMAGVSTLTSMSAILGEMLGSGRATPRLLQLYAPYLVFAVIAILRGLCSCSAPPSPASSARKKRV, encoded by the exons ATGGGCGTCCTCTCGGCGGTGGCGGACGCTGTAGTCGTCCTATTCTCGCTCACCATCGCAATGGCGGCCCCGCTGATCGGCGCGCAGTCCGTCCTCCCGCCACACCTATACCCGGCGCCGTTGCGGGACTTCAAGCGGTGGTACGCCGCCGAGTTCGACGACTACCTCATGGCCCAGCCGCCGGCCTTCCTCCTCGGCATCTTCTGGCTCGAGATCGCCTTCCTCTGGCCACTCTCCGTCGCCACCATCTACGGCGTCCTCGCCCGCCGCCGCTGGGGCGCCACCACCTCCCTCATGGCCGGCGTCTCCACCCTCACCTCCATG TCTGCAATACTTGGTGAGATGCTGGGCTCAGGAAGGGCAACGCCGAGGCTGCTTCAGCTGTATGCTCCATACCTTGTGTTTGCCGTCATTGCAATTTTGCGCGGCCTCTGCTCATGCTCGGCGCCGCCTTCCCCTGCATCTTCTGCTCGGAAGAAGAGGGTCTAG